The following coding sequences lie in one Rutidosis leptorrhynchoides isolate AG116_Rl617_1_P2 chromosome 4, CSIRO_AGI_Rlap_v1, whole genome shotgun sequence genomic window:
- the LOC139842408 gene encoding uncharacterized protein: MKRCFIFVSRYCCQILCHHLQIQTASSFACSPFDIARRKFSSVSARHFPDYSPKKPTIKDSQLVYNICTTIKQRRFEPIERILKPYESKFKLDHFIWVLMEIKHEYNLVLNFFDWLCIRRAPSLEARCIIIQISVAAKDPKVAHELIHEFWSKPNVDSSLPFSLFMEKLIYTYKDWGSNPHVFDIFFEVLVEVGILDGAKKLFFKMLNYGVVISVDSCNVFLSRISENIDGCRKTPHIFTEFLKEGVKWNTMSHNMMIHCLCRMGKVKEAHNLLFQMVFRGCMLDAISYSTMVNGYCQIGEYHIVMKLIEEMKIKGLKPNMFTINSVVYLLCKIGRTVDADKVLREMIYQNITPDKVVYTTLIDGFCKNGNVIGAYRLLEEMHSNNICPDLVTYTALLSGLCRTGNIQKAHNLFLEMCDREMKLDEITCTVLIDGYCKNGQIKEAFSLHNQMVEMGLTPNLVTYTSLVDGLCKQGEIDTANELLHEMCSKGLELNICTYNSLVNGLCKVGNIVQALKLVEDMEVAGINPDAYTYTTLIDAHCKSGDMVKAHELLRQMLDNGIQPTVVTFNVLMNGFCLSGMLKDGASLLKWMLEKRIMPNATTYNSIMKQYCIRNDMRATAEIYKEMLGKGISPNANTYEILIRGHCKARNMKEVWFLHKEMVEKGFDLTVNAYNALIKGYIKRKKHTEARNLFEEMRNKGLVADRELYSYFMDMNYNDGNLDLTLELCDEAIEKNIVDKIGD, translated from the coding sequence ATGAAGCGGTGTTTTATCTTCGTCTCAAGATATTGTTGTCAGATATTATGTCACCACCTTCAAATTCAGACGGCTTCTTCTTTCGCATGTTCGCCATTTGACATAGCAAGGCGTAAATTCTCTTCCGTTAGTGCAAGACACTTCCCTGATTATTCCCCCAAAAAACCTACAATAAAAGATTCTCAACTTGTCTACAACATCTGCACCACCATTAAACAACGTCGTTTTGAGCCCATTGAACGAATTCTGAAGCCatatgaatcaaagtttaaactcgACCACTTTATTTGGGTTCTAATGGAGATAAAGCACGAGTACAACTTAGTACTAAATTTCTTTGACTGGTTGTGCATACGTAGAGCTCCATCACTCGAGGCTCGTTGCATCATCATTCAGATATCTGTTGCTGCAAAGGACCCAAAAGTAGCTCATGAACTTATTCATGAATTTTGGAGTAAACCTAATGTAGATTCCAGCCTTCCATTTTCTCTTTTCATGGAAAAGTTGATATATACTTACAAGGATTGGGGTTCAAATCCCCATGTTTTTGATATTTTCTTTGAAGTCCTTGTTGAAGTTGGAATACTCGATGGAGCCAAAAAACTATTCTTTAAGATGTTAAACTATGGGGTGGTAATATCTGTTGATTCATGTAACGTTTTCCTCTCACGGATATCAGAGAATATTGATGGATGTAGGAAAACACCACATATTTTTACTGAATTCCTTAAAGAGGGTGTTAAATGGAATACTATGTCACATAATATGATGATTCATTGCCTTTGTCGAATGGGGAAAGTGAAAGAAGCTCATAACTTACTCTTTCAAATGGTGTTTCGAGGGTGCATGCTTGATGCTATTAGTTATAGCACAATGGTAAATGGGTACTGTCAGATAGGAGAGTATCACATAGTTATGAAACTTATAGAAGAAATGAAAATAAAAGGATTGAAGCCGAACATGTTTACTATTAACAGCGTGGTTTACCTTTTATGTAAGATTGGTAGAACGGTTGATGCAGATAAGGTTCTTAGGGAGATGATATACCAGAATATAACTCCTGATAAGGTTGTTTATACAACGCTAATTGACGGTTTCTGCAAAAATGGGAACGTTATTGGTGCATATAGGTTGCTTGAGGAGATGCACAGTAACAATATTTGTCCTGATCTTGTAACATATACTGCTCTTTTGTCTGGTCTTTGTAGAACGGGTAATATACAGAAAGCACACAATCTGTTTCTTGAAATGTGTGATAGAGAAATGAAACTAGATGAAATCACTTGTACAGTACTTATTGATGGTTACTGCAAGAATGGTCAAATAAAGGAGGCATTTTCACTTCATAATCAGATGGTTGAGATGGGTTTAACTCCCAATCTCGTGACTTACACGTCTCTCGTTGACGGGTTATGCAAACAAGGGGAGATAGATACAGCAAATGAACTTTTACATGAAATGTGTTCTAAAGGTCTTGAATTGAATATATGCACGTATAATTCTCTTGTTAATGGTCTTTGTAAAGTTGGAAATATTGTACAAGCATTAAAGCTAGTAGAAGATATGGAGGTCGCAGGCATTAATCCAGATGCTTATACGTACACAACTCTTATAGATGCTCATTGCAAATCAGGAGACATGGTTAAAGCTCATGAACTTCTTAGACAAATGTTGGATAACGGGATTCAGCCTACAGTTGTTACGTTTAATGTTTTAATGAATGGGTTCTGCTTGTCGGGGATGTTAAAAGATGGTGCGTCTCTTCTTAAATGGATGTTGGAAAAACGTATCATGCCAAATGCCACAACGTATAATTCAATTATGAAGCAGTACTGTATCCGAAATGATATGCGTGCTACAGCTGAAATCTACAAAGAAATGTTAGGGAAAGGTATATCCCCAAATGCTAACACATACGAAATACTAATAAGAGGCCACTGCAAGGCAAGAAACATGAAAGAGGTGTGGTTTTTGCATAAAGAAATGGTAGAGAAGGGGTTTGATTTGACTGTAAATGCTTATAATGCTCTCATCAAGGGTTATATCAAGAGGAAAAAACATACAGAGGCCAGAAATTTGTTTGAGGAAATGAGGAATAAAGGTTTAGTTGCTGATAGAGAGTTATACAGTTATTTTATGGATATGAATTATAATGATGGGAATCTAGATTTGACGCTTGAGCTGTGTGATGAAGCGATTGAGAAAAATATTGTTGATAAAATTGGTGACTGA